In a genomic window of Magnolia sinica isolate HGM2019 chromosome 14, MsV1, whole genome shotgun sequence:
- the LOC131226314 gene encoding elicitor-responsive protein 3 isoform X1 → MPAGTLEVLLVGAKGLENTDFLCNMDPYAILICRTQEQKSSVASGKGTEPEWNENFVFTVSEGVSEMTIKLMDSDNFSSDDFVGEATIPLEPLFMQGSIPPTVYNVVKDQEYCGEIRVGLTFTPEERGEQRYGTGEQRYGTDEQRYGTGEQRYGTGEQRYGTDEHGGWKESS, encoded by the exons ATGCCTGCAGGAACGCTCGAAGTTCTTCTCGTCGGTGCCAAAGGCCTCGAAAACACCGATTTCCTCT GTAACATGGATCCTTATGCGATTCTCATTTGTCGCACTCAGGAGCAGAAAAGCAGTGTGGCGTCAG GTAAAGGAACTGAGCCGGAATGGAATGAGAACTTTGTATTCACAGTTTCTGAAGGTGTTTCAGAGATGACTATCAAGTTAATGGACAGTGACAACTTTAGTTCGGATGATTTTGTGGGAGAAGCGAC CATTCCCTTAGAACCATTGTTCATGCAAGGGAGCATCCCACCAACTGTTTATAACGTGGTGAAGGACCAGGAATATTGTGGAGAGATCAGAGTCGGCCTCACCTTTACTCCAGAG GAAAGAGGGGAACAGCGATATGGAACTGGCGAACAGCGATATGGAACCGACGAACAGCGATATGGAACTGGGGAACAGCGATATGGAACTGGTGAACAGCGATATGGAACCGACGAAC ATGGCGGATGGAAGGAATCTTCGTGA
- the LOC131226314 gene encoding elicitor-responsive protein 3 isoform X2, whose product MPAGTLEVLLVGAKGLENTDFLCNMDPYAILICRTQEQKSSVASGKGTEPEWNENFVFTVSEGVSEMTIKLMDSDNFSSDDFVGEATIPLEPLFMQGSIPPTVYNVVKDQEYCGEIRVGLTFTPEERGEQRYGTGEQRYGTDEQRYGTGEQRYGTGEQRYGTDEHGGWKESS is encoded by the exons ATGCCTGCAGGAACGCTCGAAGTTCTTCTCGTCGGTGCCAAAGGCCTCGAAAACACCGATTTCCTCT GTAACATGGATCCTTATGCGATTCTCATTTGTCGCACTCAGGAGCAGAAAAGCAGTGTGGCGTCAG GTAAAGGAACTGAGCCGGAATGGAATGAGAACTTTGTATTCACAGTTTCTGAAGGTGTTTCAGAGATGACTATCAAGTTAATGGACAGTGACAACTTTAGTTCGGATGATTTTGTGGGAGAAGCGAC CATTCCCTTAGAACCATTGTTCATGCAAGGGAGCATCCCACCAACTGTTTATAACGTGGTGAAGGACCAGGAATATTGTGGAGAGATCAGAGTCGGCCTCACCTTTACTCCAGAG GAAAGAGGGGAACAGCGATATGGAACTGGCGAACAGCGATATGGAACCGACGAACAGCGATATGGAACTGGGGAACAGCGATATGGAACTGGTGAACAGCGATATGGAACCGACGAAC